In Arthrobacter sp. UKPF54-2, the following are encoded in one genomic region:
- the acs gene encoding acetate--CoA ligase, with amino-acid sequence MSQQTPGSTTTQAPRQGDTFENLSQENRKFAPSAEFAANAVVTAADYAEADADRPAFWAKQARSLLSWSKDFTQTLDWSNPPFAKWFVGGEINAAYNALDRHVEAGNGDRVAIYFEGEPGDTRTYTYAQLTEEVKKAANAFESLGVAKGDRVAVYLPMIPEAVITLLACARIGAIHSVVFGGFSAEALRSRIDDAEAKLVVTADGTYRRGKPSSLKQAVDEALAHEGDGSGHTVQNVVVVKRNGQDVDWHEGRDHWWADTVEAASAEHTAVGHDAEHPLFILYTSGTTGKPKGILHTTGGYLTQGAYTHKAVFDLHPETDVYWCTADVGWITGHSYVAYAPLINGATQVIYEGTPDSPHQGRWWEIVEKYKVSILYTAPTAIRTFMKWGKEIPAKSDLSSIRVLGSVGEPINPEAWMWYREVIGANAGKNGETKENPAPIVDTWWQTETGAQMIAPLPGVTATKPGSAQVPLPGIAVDVVGEAGESVPNGSGGYLVIREPWPAMLRGIWGDPERFKETYWSRFETMYFAGDGAKKDDDGDIWLLGRVDDVMNISGHRLSTAEIESALVSHPAVAEAAVVGAADETTGQAVVAFVILRGDAVDSGEAMVQELRNHVGKEIGPIAKPKTILIVPELPKTRSGKIMRRLLKDVAEGREVGDATTLADNTVMAQIAHSLRK; translated from the coding sequence ATGTCCCAGCAGACCCCAGGCTCCACGACAACCCAGGCGCCCCGGCAGGGCGACACCTTCGAAAACCTGTCGCAGGAGAACCGGAAGTTCGCCCCCTCGGCCGAGTTCGCCGCCAACGCCGTGGTCACCGCCGCCGACTACGCCGAGGCCGACGCCGACCGGCCGGCGTTCTGGGCCAAGCAGGCCCGCAGCCTGCTGAGCTGGAGCAAGGACTTCACCCAGACGCTGGACTGGTCCAACCCGCCGTTCGCCAAGTGGTTCGTCGGCGGCGAGATCAATGCCGCGTACAACGCCCTGGACCGGCACGTCGAGGCCGGCAACGGGGACCGCGTCGCCATCTACTTCGAGGGTGAGCCCGGCGACACCCGCACCTACACGTACGCGCAGCTCACCGAAGAGGTCAAAAAGGCCGCAAACGCGTTCGAATCCCTCGGCGTGGCCAAGGGCGACCGGGTCGCCGTGTACCTGCCGATGATCCCCGAGGCCGTCATTACCCTGCTGGCCTGCGCCCGGATCGGCGCCATCCACTCGGTGGTGTTCGGCGGCTTCTCTGCCGAGGCGCTCCGCTCCCGGATCGACGACGCCGAGGCCAAACTGGTGGTCACGGCCGACGGCACCTACCGCCGCGGCAAGCCCAGCTCGCTCAAGCAGGCCGTCGACGAGGCCCTCGCCCACGAGGGCGACGGCAGCGGGCACACCGTGCAGAACGTGGTCGTCGTGAAGCGCAACGGCCAGGACGTCGATTGGCACGAGGGCCGGGACCACTGGTGGGCCGACACCGTCGAGGCCGCGTCCGCCGAGCACACCGCCGTCGGCCACGACGCCGAACACCCGCTGTTTATCCTGTACACGTCCGGGACCACGGGTAAGCCCAAGGGCATCCTGCACACCACCGGCGGCTACCTCACGCAGGGCGCCTACACGCACAAGGCGGTGTTCGACCTGCACCCGGAGACGGACGTCTACTGGTGCACGGCCGACGTCGGCTGGATCACCGGCCACTCCTACGTCGCCTACGCCCCGCTCATCAACGGCGCCACCCAGGTGATCTACGAGGGCACCCCCGACTCCCCGCACCAAGGCCGCTGGTGGGAGATTGTGGAGAAGTACAAGGTCTCTATCCTCTACACCGCCCCCACCGCGATCCGCACTTTCATGAAGTGGGGCAAGGAGATCCCGGCGAAGTCTGATCTTTCGTCGATCCGCGTCCTGGGCTCGGTGGGCGAACCCATCAACCCCGAGGCGTGGATGTGGTACCGCGAGGTCATCGGCGCCAACGCCGGGAAGAACGGGGAGACGAAAGAGAACCCGGCCCCGATCGTCGACACCTGGTGGCAGACCGAAACCGGCGCTCAGATGATCGCCCCGCTGCCCGGGGTGACCGCGACCAAGCCGGGCTCGGCCCAGGTCCCGCTGCCCGGCATCGCCGTCGACGTCGTCGGTGAAGCCGGCGAGTCCGTGCCCAACGGTTCGGGCGGCTACCTCGTGATCCGCGAGCCGTGGCCGGCCATGCTGCGCGGCATCTGGGGCGACCCGGAACGGTTCAAGGAAACCTACTGGTCCCGCTTCGAGACGATGTACTTCGCGGGCGACGGCGCCAAGAAGGACGACGACGGCGACATCTGGCTGCTCGGCCGGGTGGACGACGTCATGAACATCTCCGGTCACCGGCTCTCCACCGCCGAGATCGAATCCGCCCTCGTGTCCCACCCCGCCGTGGCCGAAGCTGCCGTCGTCGGGGCGGCGGATGAGACCACCGGCCAGGCGGTCGTGGCGTTCGTCATCCTGCGCGGGGACGCGGTGGACTCGGGCGAGGCGATGGTCCAGGAGCTCCGCAACCATGTGGGCAAGGAAATCGGTCCGATTGCCAAACCCAAGACCATCCTGATCGTCCCGGAACTGCCCAAGACCCGTTCCGGCAAGATCATGCGCCGCCTGCTCAAGGACGTCGCGGAGGGCCGCGAAGTGGGTGACGCCACCACCCTGGCCGACAACACCGTGATGGCCCAGATCGCGCACTCGCTCAGGAAGTAG